CACCCAGCGCGGAATGGTGTTGATGCCCTGGTCGCCGCGCTTGCCGAGCAGCAGCCCCAGCACTAACAGCAGCCCGGCCAGCCCATCGAGCGCATACATCAGTGTGCGCGCCCCGCGCGCCGAAGCATAATCGGCCACGGCTCACCTCCTGCGGCGCATCAGCCTGCCGGCGCCAAAGCCCAGGCCCAGCAGCAGCACGGCGGCCAGCGCGATCGTACCCAGCTGGCTGCCACGCCCGCCGGTCACCGCATCGAGCACCACGGCGGCGCGGCTGCTGGCGCGATTCGCGTAATTCTCGCAATCCCACAGGCGCGCGTCCTGGCGCAGATCGTGGATATTCGACACATCGGGCAGCGCCGGGTTGAAGCGGAACACCGGGTCGACCGTCATCTCTTCGGGCGAGATGCGCGTGTACACGCGGGTGATGTAGGGGTACTGGCGCAGCAGCGCGTCGAGCGCCGAGTCGCTGGCGCGCAGGGCGCTGGTTGGCCCGGCATATTCGGTTATGAACGCCCTGCCGCCGGCCTCATCGGCGTGCTGCGATACCAGCGCCGGGTAGTTATTGCCGCTGAACAGCGAGAACACAATCTCGTCGTTGGCCACCCGCATCACCTTGTAGTTCTCGGGCTCGGCCTGCGATTGCGCCAGCACCCAAGTGAGCACGCCCATGTCGGGGTTGGCCGCCACTGCCGTCAGCCGCAGCGGGATCATCGGCTTGGTCGAGCGGTAGGTCATCTTGATCGGCTGGATGTCCTGGGTGCCTTTGTCGGGCTGGAGCTTCATAGCCAGAAAGTCCATCTTCTCCTGCACATACACCGCCACCAGCGGTTCCATGGGCGGCGTGATCTGGTAGCCATTGCTGCGCAGCCACTGCACCAGCGCCTGCGGGTCGCTCGACCCGACCACCGCGTAGTCGTATGGGCCAACGCTACCCTGGCCAAGCACATTGACCCCGCCGTCCGACGAGGCTGCCGGCATGGGTATGGCGCAGGTGTCGGGCAGCGGCGGCGCAATATAATTGGGCTGGGTCAGCTGGTCGAGTTCGGTGAACAGCGGCATATCGACCACGCCAAGCGTGGGTGGGTTCGGCACCGGCACGACCCATGCGAACTGGTCGGGGCTACCGGTATAGTTGATCTGCACGTAGGCATCGATCGTGCTGGCGCCCGCGTTTACCGCGAAGATGATCCGCTCGGCAGCTTGATCGGTTGGGATGGTGGTGCAAAACAGCCCGCCGCAGGCCCACGCGGCCGGCGCGGGCAGCAGCAATGTGATCAAACAGATCAGCAGGAGCATTCGTCGACGCATAAGCAGACTCCTTTTTTGCACTATGTCGTGGTGGCCAGGCAGGTGCTGCGCAGAGCATAGCATAGAGTAGCGCACCACGGCAACTGGCAGAATCAGCCGCCCTACCGGCGATTTGATACACACGCCGATCGCAGGTACAATAAGGCGCGCTGATGCCTCGCACCGCCGCCACATGCCTGCGCAGAGGCTCGGCAGCCCCATGGAGGTAACGATGCCTCATACACTGCGGATCGGCATCCAGATCGAACATGTGGACCCATTCTGGGTGCAGGTGCGCGAGGTCATGTGGCGGCGCGCCCAGACACTCTCGGCTGAGCTGATTGAGATCAACATCCAGGAATCGCACGCGCTCTCGGCCGACGAGCAGGCCGAGGTGGTCGAAGACCTGATCGTGCAGGAGCTCGACGCGCTGCTCTGCAACACCTACCCGCCCAGCCTGCTCGGCCACATCCTCGATCGCGGCATCCCGATCATCTATGTCTCAGAGATCGCGCTCCAGCGCCCGCGCTTCACCTCGCGCGTGGGCCTGTACGATGCTGCGCGTATGCTTGGCGTGTTTCTGCACGAGCGGCTGGCCGGCCATGGCCGGCTGCTGATCGTCGGTGGGCACTCGCAGAACGAAGATACTGGCCAGAGCCGGCTCGACGGCTTCGCCGCCGGGCTGGCCGGCCAGCCGGGGTATGTGTTCCACTACGTGCCATGCGAGTGGAATAGCGCCACAATCGGCGCGCTCGTCGCACAGTACCTCGGCGAACACCCCGATCTACAGCTCGACGCAATCTTCGGCCTCTCCGACTCGCTGGCCCTGACGGCACGCGATACCGCCCAGGCCCATGGCCGGATCGGGCCGCAGACGCTCATCCTGGGAATCAACGGCGACCCACTGGCCCTGGCGGCGATTGCCGACGGCAGTATGACCGCCACAGTCGAGACGGATGTCGAAGACATCGCGACCCAGGCGATCAACCTGGCCCACCAGGCGGCGCGCGGCCAGCCTACGCCAGCCCATTTTCAGCACCGCCTGCACCTGATCAGCGCCGAGAATGTCGCCGATGCCTCGATGCGCCGCCTGCTCAGCCTGGCAACCCTGCCGACCCACCTGATCGAGATCAACCGGCGCAACGAGCAGCAGCGGCTCGTCCAACTCGCGACGAACCAGGCGATCGACCGGCAGATCGGCCTGATCCTCGACGAGCAGCAGCTCTCGCTGGCGATCACCGCGCTGATTCGCGACAGCTACGGCTTCGATCACGCGCGCTTCCTGGCCTGGAACCCGCAGACCAACCAGCTGACCGATGTTGGCGCTACGCGCCATAAGGCCGGCCTGTCCACCGCACCTGCAGGCCCGCTGGCCTACGCGCTGGCCCAGAATCAGCTGGTATTCATCCCCGATACACGCGCCAGCCATCGCTTTGCGCCCGACCCGGCCTGGCCCGCGACAAGCTCGCGCGTGGTGGCGCCCGTGCGCCTGGGCGGCCAGATCATCGGCCTGCTCGACCTGCACCGGCACAGCACGACCCACCACACCCGCGAAGAGCTGAACGGGCTGCAGTTGCTGGCCGATCGGCTGGGCATCTCGGTGCGCAACGCCGAGCTATACAGCCACGAGCTGGCGGCGCGCGCACTGGCCGAAAAAGCCGACCAGCTCAAAACGCGCCTGCTGGCAAATGTCAGCCACGAGCTACGCACACCGCTGAATGTGATCCTCGGCTACAGCTCGGCCGCGCTGAGCACACCAAACCCGTATGCCACCGAGCTACCGGCAGCGCTCATCCACGATCTACAGCAGGTCTACCACAGTGGCGAGCATCTCATCCACGTGATCAACGATCTGCTCGACCTATCGCGGGCCGAGATCGACGAGCTCGACCTGTTCCCCGAGCCGATCAACACCAGCGTGTTTCTCGCTGATGTATTCCAGGGCATGGCCAATAGCGCCGCACACGGCGATGTACAGTGGCGGCTCGAGCTGCGCACCCCGCTACCACTCATCCAGGCCGACCCGGTACGGCTGCGCCAGATCCTGCTGAATCTGCTCAGCAACGCCAGCAAATTCACGCGCTACGGCACGATCGTGCTGGGCGCCGACCTGGAGCCGCCTCACCTGCACCTGTGGGTCGGCGATACCGGCGCGGGCATCCCGATCGACCTGCAAACGCGCATCTTCGAGCCATTCGTCACCGGCGGCTCCGGCAAGCGCCGCCAAGAGGGCGCGGGCGTTGGGCTGGGCCTGAGCATCAGCCGCCGGCTGGTGGCGTTGCATGGCGGCAGTATGTCGCTCGAGAGCCAGCCCGGCTGTGGCAGCACCTTCCACATCTACCTGCCGCTGCCGAGCGTGAGCGGCCAGATCGTGAGCATACCGGCCGGTGCGCGGCCAACCCTGGTGCTGCTGGGAGGCTCTGAGCAGCCGGCAACCCAGGTAGCCGAGCTGTGCCAGCGCCAGGGCTGGGGCCTGGCCCCACTGGCGCCTGGCGATGATCTAGAAGCGCTGTTGAGCACAATCCAGCCGGTGTCGGTGGCCTGGAATCTCGAGCAAGCCAGCCTGCGCGACTGGAGCTTGATCCAGCAGATCCGCAGCATGCCCCAGCTGAGCCAGCTACCGCTGATTGTGTATGGCCAGGCCCAGCCAACTCAGGCTGGCCTCTCGGCCGGCCTGACCAGCTTCCTGGTGAAGCCACTGAGCCGGCAATCGCTGATCGAGGGGCTCAACGCGCTGCGCCCGGCCGAGGCCGACGGCAGCGTGCTGATCGTCGACGACGACCCGCAGGCCCTGCGCATGTACCAGGGCATCGTCGCCGGCGCACTACCGAATTACAGCATCTACACCGCCGACGGCGGCGCAGCGGCGATCGAGCGGCTCGCGGCCGTGCCACCCAGCCTGGTAATCCTCGACCTGATGATGCCCGAGATCGACGGCTTCGCAGTGATCGAGCACATGCGCGGCCAGCCGCAGCTACGCCGCGTGCCGGTGCTGGTGATGAGCGGTCGCACGCTCACATTCGACGACATTCGCAGGCTCGATCACGCATTCATCACATTCCACAGCAAAGCGATTATCTCGGCCGAAGAGACGGCGGCCTCGCTGCACCGCGCGCTATCGGGCGCCGATGCGCTGCCACAGCAAACCAGCACGCTCGTCAAGCATGCGCTGGCCTACCTGCAGCAGTACCACAGCCAGCCGATCTCGCGCCAGGAACTGGCAACCGCGATCGGCGTCAGCAAAGACTACCTCAGCCACATCTTCCACCAGGAGCTGGGCTTCTCACCCTGGGAATATCTGAACCGCTACCGCATCCAGCAGGCCAAAATGCTGCTGCGCGCAACCAACCGCAGCATCACCGAGATCGCCACGCAGGTCGGCTTCGACGACCTCTCGTACTTCAGCCGGGTGTTCAACAAGCACACCGGCTGCTCGCCACGCGCCTACCGCGAGCAGTCGCGCTGACACGGCAACAATTCGCCGCAGCATTGTCCTAGAGTGTAGCACTATAGTCCAAGACATCCCCCCGCTTCTCCTGTAAAGTTTCCTTAACCAAATTCGGCAACAATAGCAAACCGATATGACAGCTGTAGAACAGGCGATCCTGATCGTCGACAACGATCGATCGACTCGCGAGCTGTACCAGCGCGTGCTGAGCCAGACCTACCAGGTGTACACGGCCGGCGACGAGCAAGACATCCTGGATCTCGTGCATCGGCACAGCATTCAGGCGGTGGTGCTCGAGCCAGGGCTGCCCAACGGGCGTGGCTGGAACCTGGCCACCGAGCTCAAGCACGACCCGGTTGCACGCGCCATTCCGATCATCATCTGCACGACACAAGACGAGCGCCGCTGCGGGCATGCGCTTGGCGCGGCGGTGTACCTGGTCAAGCCGGTGCTGCCGGCACTGCTGCTCCAGGCGCTCCAGCAGATCATCTAGCCAAGCCCACCCGCAATGCTGGCATACACCCGGCCACGGCGGCCAGCCGGCCCCCGACGATGGATGCAGGCCAGGCGGTACTGGCACCAATCGCACGACAACACCCACAGCCGATACCAGCCAAGGCAACGTAGCCCAACCGCACGGCATAGATCACGATCCAACGAGGGAAGCGAGAAAGGCAGGTGTTATGAGCAATCGCACGGATGCGCTGGCGGCGCGCAGCGCCAGTGCGCGGCCGGCCTGGCTGAAAGGCTGGCTGTCGAGTGAAACCTGGCTGGCCTGGCTATTCATCTTGCCCAGCATGATCGGTTTCATCATGTTTGTTGGGGTGCCGGCGATACGTGGTGTATTCATCAGCTTCACCAACTGGGATCTGCTCAGCACGCCGAAGGTTGTCGGCTTCGCGAACTATCAAAAACTCTTTCGCGATCCGCAGTTCTGGCAGGCGCTGCGCGTCACGCTCTACTACGTGCTGCTGAATATCCCGCTCCAGACGGCCCTCGCGGTTGGGCTGGCGGTGCTGATGGACCGCCTGACCCAATCGATCCTTGTCCGTGGTGCGCTGGTGTTGCCCTGGCTCATCCCCAATGTGGTGGTCGCGCTGCTATGGCTATGGATGCTCGACCCGCAGCTCGGTGTCGTCAACCAGATCCTCGGCGTGTTCGGCATCTCGCGCCAGCCATTCCTCGGCTCAGTCAATCAATCCATGCCCTCGATCGCCTGGATCAATATCTGGCGCCACGCCGGCTACACCGCACTGCTGATCTTCGCGGGGCTGCAAACCATCCCGAAAGATGTGTACGAAGCCGCCGCGATCGACGGCGCGACCGAGCGGCGCATGTTCTGGTCGATCACCATCCCGCTGCTGCGCCCGGTGCTGGTGTTCGTGCTGGTAACCACTGTAATCGGCTCGTTCCAGATCTTCGACACGATCGCGATTACCACCAAGGGCGGCCCGGTCAATGCCACCCGCGTGATCTTCTGGTATATCTACGAATTCGCGTTCAACCGCTTCCAGATGGGCTACGCAATGGCGGCAGCGGTGATACTGTTCCTGATTCTGATCACGATCACGATCGTACAGATGCGCTACCTGCGCTCAGGCGAATCCGACATGGCATAGCGTTAACTGGAGAGCAACCATGGCGACAAATGCTTCGGCACTCACGATTGCGGGCCAGCGCAAAAAACGGCTATCGATCGGCCGGATACTGGCCTGGGCCGGGTTATGCTTCGCGATTGTGGTGGTCTTGATTCCGTTCTACTGGGTTGTGCGTACCGCCCTGGCCACCAAAACCGAGCTATATGCCAACCCGGCCCAGATCACGCCGCCTGGCTTTACCTTCGAGAACTTCGCGCGCGTGCTCGGGCAGGTGAGCGCCGCCGACGCGATTGCCGCCGGCGGATCGGGCCAGACGCTACACTTCTGGCTGTACCTGCGCAACTCGGTGATCGTCACCGGGCTCACGGTGGTGGGGCAGGTGTTCTTCAGCGCGCTGGCGGCCTATGCCTTTGCGCGGCTCTACTTCCCGCTGCGCGATAAGATCTTCTTCCTGTATATCATCGCGCTGATGATCCCCGGTATCGTTACACTGATCCCGAACTATATTATGATCCGCAACTTGAACTGGCTGAACACCTTTCAGGGCATTGTCGCGCCTGCGTTCCTGATGTCGCCCTTTGCGGTGTTCTTCCTGCGCCAGTTCTTTCTGGGGATCAACCGCGAGGTCGAAGAGGCCGCCAAGATCGACGGCGCCAGCCTGTTCAGCATTTTCTGGAAGATCATCCTGCCAGTCAGCGGCCCGCCCCTGGCGACACTCGGCATCCTGACCTGGATCGGCACCTGGAATGAGTACCTGTGGCCGCTGCTGATCGGGCCAGACGAGCAGGTGCGCGTGCTGACGGTGGCGCTGGGCGTGTTCCGCTCGCAGACGCCGCAGGGCGCACCCGACTGGGGTGGCCTGATGGCCGGCGCGGTGCTGAGCATCCTGCCGAGTATCGCGCTCTTCCTGATCCTCGGCCGTAAAGCGATCAACTCGATCCAGTTCAGCGGCTATAAATAATCCGAATCGACAGGGAGTCCGATCGTATGCCGTGCAACGCACTGTATCTGGCGCGCCGGGCTGGCCCCCGGCGCAGCCGTGGCCCTCCGTCGCCCATCAGCTACCCGCCCGCCTGGCCTGGTCGTGTGTCATAGCAGATATTCTCAAGAGGAGCTCAAAGCAATGCAGCAAAAGAAGCGTACATTCGCGGCGGTCGTCTTCGCGCTCATCAGCCTGATCCTGGCGGCATGCGGCGGCGCCGCAGCCCCGGCCGCCCCGGCGGCAGACGCCCCAACCACCGCTGCCGCCCCGGCCGGTGGTGTCGAGATTCGCTACCAGCTGTGGGACGCCAACCAGCAGCCGGCCTACCAGGCTTGCGCCGACGAATTTCACAAGCAGAATCCGAACATTTCGGTGAAGATCGAGCAGCTGGGCTGGAACGATTACTGGAGTGGCATCCAGACTGGTATGGTCGGCGGTACGGCGCCTGATGTTTTCACCGACCATCTGGCCAAGTTCCCCGAGTTCGCGGCCAAGAACCAGCTGGTCGACATCCAACCGCTGGTCGAGAAGGACAAGGTCGACCTGAACGTCTACATCAAGGGCCTGGCCGACCTGTGGGGCCGCGATGGCAAGCGCTACGGCCTGCCCAAGGACTGGGACACCATCTCGGTGATCTATAACGCCGACATGCTCGCCAAGGCCGGCATCGACCCGGCCTCGTTGAACGACCTGAGCTGGAACGCGCAGGATGGCGGCAGCTTCGGCGAGCTGATCGCTAAGCTCACGCTCGACTCGAACGGCAAGAACGGCCTCGACCCGGCCTTCGACAAGATCAAGGTCACACAGTATGGCTTCATCCCGCAGGGCGCGGGCGGCTTCTCGGGCCAGACGCAGTGGAGCATGTTTGCCGTCAGCAACGGCTTCAAATTCACCGACGGCCCCTGGACCAGCAAGTACTACTACGACGACCCCAAACTGGCCGAGACGCTGCAGTGGTACGCCGACCTGAACCTGGTGAAGGGCTACGCGCCACCGAACGCCGACGTATCGAGCCTGGGCGCCGCTACGCTGTTCCAGTCGGGCAAGGGCGCGCTGACCACCGACGGCTCGTGGATGATCGGCGACTACCTGAAGAACTCGAAGTTCAAGGTCGGCTTCTCGGCGCTGCCGAAGGGTCCCCAGGGCCGCAAGAGCATGTTCAACGGCCTGGCCGACTCGATCTGGGTTGGCACCAAGCACCCCGACGAGGCCTGGGCCTGGGTTAAGTTTGCTGCCTCGAAGACCTGCGCCGATATCGTGGGCGCGATGGGTGTGGTATTCCCAGCCCAGCAATCGGGGGTCGAGGCTTCGCTGGCCAAGCGCAAGGCCGACGGCGTAGACGTGACTGCATTCACCAATCAGGCGCTCGACCCGAACGGCACGTTCCTGTTCCCGATCACCGACCACGGCGCCGAGATCTCGACGATTATGGACCCGGTGATGACCAGCATCATGCTGGGCGAGGCCAAGGCCGCCGACGCGCTGCAGGAGGCCAACAAGCAAGTAAACGCACTCTTCCAGTAAGGCCGCGCTTTCACAGGGCGCCGCTGTGGTGGCGGTAGCCTGCGGCCACCTGGTACTCGTTGCTCGATTGTGTTCGGTCTTTGCGCGCGCAACGCGCAAAGACCGAACACAACGCGCGACTGCTTCTGCTATGGTGTGTGGTTTTTCGCCATCCGCGCGAAAAACCACGCACAAAAGACGGCGACGTAGCTGCCGCAGGCAGACATTGCCCGAAACTCGAGCCACCGCGTACGCCCCTACTGAGGCATCCCGGCGGAGTACCCATATGCAGCACGCGCAGCGTATCTCGATCGGTTTGCTGGCAGGTTTGCTGGCCGGATGCAGCCTCGGCCAGGCTGCCCACCCGGCTGCTCCACCTGCTGGCCCCCCCGCTACCGTGCATAGCCGCACTACCGCACTGGCACAGCCGGGG
The sequence above is drawn from the Candidatus Kouleothrix ribensis genome and encodes:
- a CDS encoding DUF2330 domain-containing protein, coding for MRRRMLLLICLITLLLPAPAAWACGGLFCTTIPTDQAAERIIFAVNAGASTIDAYVQINYTGSPDQFAWVVPVPNPPTLGVVDMPLFTELDQLTQPNYIAPPLPDTCAIPMPAASSDGGVNVLGQGSVGPYDYAVVGSSDPQALVQWLRSNGYQITPPMEPLVAVYVQEKMDFLAMKLQPDKGTQDIQPIKMTYRSTKPMIPLRLTAVAANPDMGVLTWVLAQSQAEPENYKVMRVANDEIVFSLFSGNNYPALVSQHADEAGGRAFITEYAGPTSALRASDSALDALLRQYPYITRVYTRISPEEMTVDPVFRFNPALPDVSNIHDLRQDARLWDCENYANRASSRAAVVLDAVTGGRGSQLGTIALAAVLLLGLGFGAGRLMRRRR
- a CDS encoding helix-turn-helix domain-containing protein; protein product: MPHTLRIGIQIEHVDPFWVQVREVMWRRAQTLSAELIEINIQESHALSADEQAEVVEDLIVQELDALLCNTYPPSLLGHILDRGIPIIYVSEIALQRPRFTSRVGLYDAARMLGVFLHERLAGHGRLLIVGGHSQNEDTGQSRLDGFAAGLAGQPGYVFHYVPCEWNSATIGALVAQYLGEHPDLQLDAIFGLSDSLALTARDTAQAHGRIGPQTLILGINGDPLALAAIADGSMTATVETDVEDIATQAINLAHQAARGQPTPAHFQHRLHLISAENVADASMRRLLSLATLPTHLIEINRRNEQQRLVQLATNQAIDRQIGLILDEQQLSLAITALIRDSYGFDHARFLAWNPQTNQLTDVGATRHKAGLSTAPAGPLAYALAQNQLVFIPDTRASHRFAPDPAWPATSSRVVAPVRLGGQIIGLLDLHRHSTTHHTREELNGLQLLADRLGISVRNAELYSHELAARALAEKADQLKTRLLANVSHELRTPLNVILGYSSAALSTPNPYATELPAALIHDLQQVYHSGEHLIHVINDLLDLSRAEIDELDLFPEPINTSVFLADVFQGMANSAAHGDVQWRLELRTPLPLIQADPVRLRQILLNLLSNASKFTRYGTIVLGADLEPPHLHLWVGDTGAGIPIDLQTRIFEPFVTGGSGKRRQEGAGVGLGLSISRRLVALHGGSMSLESQPGCGSTFHIYLPLPSVSGQIVSIPAGARPTLVLLGGSEQPATQVAELCQRQGWGLAPLAPGDDLEALLSTIQPVSVAWNLEQASLRDWSLIQQIRSMPQLSQLPLIVYGQAQPTQAGLSAGLTSFLVKPLSRQSLIEGLNALRPAEADGSVLIVDDDPQALRMYQGIVAGALPNYSIYTADGGAAAIERLAAVPPSLVILDLMMPEIDGFAVIEHMRGQPQLRRVPVLVMSGRTLTFDDIRRLDHAFITFHSKAIISAEETAASLHRALSGADALPQQTSTLVKHALAYLQQYHSQPISRQELATAIGVSKDYLSHIFHQELGFSPWEYLNRYRIQQAKMLLRATNRSITEIATQVGFDDLSYFSRVFNKHTGCSPRAYREQSR
- a CDS encoding response regulator encodes the protein MTAVEQAILIVDNDRSTRELYQRVLSQTYQVYTAGDEQDILDLVHRHSIQAVVLEPGLPNGRGWNLATELKHDPVARAIPIIICTTQDERRCGHALGAAVYLVKPVLPALLLQALQQII
- a CDS encoding sugar ABC transporter permease is translated as MSNRTDALAARSASARPAWLKGWLSSETWLAWLFILPSMIGFIMFVGVPAIRGVFISFTNWDLLSTPKVVGFANYQKLFRDPQFWQALRVTLYYVLLNIPLQTALAVGLAVLMDRLTQSILVRGALVLPWLIPNVVVALLWLWMLDPQLGVVNQILGVFGISRQPFLGSVNQSMPSIAWINIWRHAGYTALLIFAGLQTIPKDVYEAAAIDGATERRMFWSITIPLLRPVLVFVLVTTVIGSFQIFDTIAITTKGGPVNATRVIFWYIYEFAFNRFQMGYAMAAAVILFLILITITIVQMRYLRSGESDMA
- a CDS encoding carbohydrate ABC transporter permease, giving the protein MATNASALTIAGQRKKRLSIGRILAWAGLCFAIVVVLIPFYWVVRTALATKTELYANPAQITPPGFTFENFARVLGQVSAADAIAAGGSGQTLHFWLYLRNSVIVTGLTVVGQVFFSALAAYAFARLYFPLRDKIFFLYIIALMIPGIVTLIPNYIMIRNLNWLNTFQGIVAPAFLMSPFAVFFLRQFFLGINREVEEAAKIDGASLFSIFWKIILPVSGPPLATLGILTWIGTWNEYLWPLLIGPDEQVRVLTVALGVFRSQTPQGAPDWGGLMAGAVLSILPSIALFLILGRKAINSIQFSGYK
- a CDS encoding sugar ABC transporter substrate-binding protein, with amino-acid sequence MQQKKRTFAAVVFALISLILAACGGAAAPAAPAADAPTTAAAPAGGVEIRYQLWDANQQPAYQACADEFHKQNPNISVKIEQLGWNDYWSGIQTGMVGGTAPDVFTDHLAKFPEFAAKNQLVDIQPLVEKDKVDLNVYIKGLADLWGRDGKRYGLPKDWDTISVIYNADMLAKAGIDPASLNDLSWNAQDGGSFGELIAKLTLDSNGKNGLDPAFDKIKVTQYGFIPQGAGGFSGQTQWSMFAVSNGFKFTDGPWTSKYYYDDPKLAETLQWYADLNLVKGYAPPNADVSSLGAATLFQSGKGALTTDGSWMIGDYLKNSKFKVGFSALPKGPQGRKSMFNGLADSIWVGTKHPDEAWAWVKFAASKTCADIVGAMGVVFPAQQSGVEASLAKRKADGVDVTAFTNQALDPNGTFLFPITDHGAEISTIMDPVMTSIMLGEAKAADALQEANKQVNALFQ